The genomic DNA TGTTAGCGGATGAGCTATATACGTCTATGTCTACACAGAAACTCAATGGTAAATGAACTCTATtctcaataaataatttgatCATTTACCTATACGTTTAACCGGCTTCTCTGCAACAAACTCGGTGTCCGTCCTCCTACACGTCTTTCTTAACTGATCTCGTCGAGCTGCGTCCTCGCCGAGCTCGGCTGCACTGGGCTCCACACTTTCGAACGCCAGTTCGTCTGGATCCACAAGCATTGATACTGGTTCCTCATCGATCCTGTAATCACCGCCGGCGGATAGCTGCGCGCTGCTACTACTTTCCCCTTTCACTGGTGGATATTTTCTTCGTCGCACCAATGGTGAAGAGGAAGCAGTGGATGAAGAGCTGCTTCTCTCAAGTGCTCCTGCTTCTCCTACTCCTTCCGTTTCAACTTCAAACGTGTATGGatctataataataacatgatAGTGGTGGTGTTGGTGtaatatatttatacattcatagaatttttacaattattacacATAAAAATGTAATGAGCACTGCCTCAACCTCACCTTTTCGCATTCGCTTCTGTTGTCGCGCAGATCTTCTCAACAATTGTGGTGATGTGCTGCGAGTGTGTTCTAAACACATAAATACACATAAATAAAGACATACTACGTAACCTGTTGTACACGGCCATCAGCACCACATCATGTGTTGCATACAGTGCAATACCGCCGATGAGATCCGACGCCTATCACATACCTCTTGCAGATACAGCTGTTGCTTCATAATCACTTCCCTCGGCTGAAGACAGTGACGTTGTTTCGCCGTCGTctgttgctgctgctgccgTTGCCGCCGCCACACTTTCAGGTGTTTCTAGATCCTCGCCTATTTCAGCTTCTTCCTGTTCACGCGTCAACTCTTCCTTCAAGCTGAAAATGGCGATCTATGTGATGTAATGCTGCTGCGATGATATGCACATACAAACGCATAAAAGCACATACTTCACGATCTTCACCATTGACCTCACTCTTTCGATGATATCCGCATTTTTCCTTGCTTCACGATCCGCATACTTCTTTAGGCGACTGTAAGCTATCGCACAGGCAGAGATGTAGCTATCGTTATAGTTCAGTAGTTGAGTTAACGGTTTGTGACCTTCAATGGCGTATCCTTCAAAAAGGCCACAGCTACGGTTGCTAAAAACTGTACATGCCTGCTAGAATAGCACATTCCGTATCTACACCTGGCATTTGTTGATTTCGATACGATTTCTCCAAGTATCGTTCGTATTGCAACCTGGCTGTCTGATGTCTTGACTGTAAgcgtaaaaattttcaacatacTCATCATTATCGTgccatatttttttcgattttcgaaaTGCGCAACTACTTACCGTGTTACAGGAGATATTTAGGCTATCACAACcagaatttgtaaaaaaatctcCTCATTAGTCTTGGGACCATCGATCGCGACACTGCTCGACCGAACCAACTAAGGAAGAACGGTGAATCGGGTTGTTTAATACTTGCTAGACGGATTTCATTACGTTCAGCTACCCTGAAAACGAGCTAACAAGTGAAGCGAGTAAAGAACTGTGCGCTGTAcgcacaaacacacacacacacacatacacatacacacaaacatacatacatacatacatacatacataccatTCACGCATTCTGGTGTACATTTCAACCAACAACCGCGACACCTCATCGATGACGAAAAAATTCCCTCGATAGGTGCTTTCTTCGCGTATTCTTTCCGCTGTCTTTCCTTTCCCGTACACGCCAACCTATAGAAGATAGCATACGTTTCGCTACGGTACCACCGCAACCACCTAATATGACATACCACTGGCAAACTTTTGTAAACAACCCACCCAATAATCTTCCATTACACCATCTCTTCTCGTTATCGATTTCTTCTGAAGCCCAGTTTCTGACGGCTCACGGTCGGACGGAGGATATATAGAGCCGTACATCATCTTGTAGATGCACTCGTTCCTCGCAGTATTGCAGTGCAC from Necator americanus strain Aroian chromosome Unknown Necator_2022.05.29.01.19, whole genome shotgun sequence includes the following:
- a CDS encoding uncharacterized protein (NECATOR_2022.05.29.01.19.G128.T1): MEHADNELKFWRKLRAQDHPLFQRYREYLESIMIIPVDGGSSMEIENKGRATYVSYLCRFMLVAMRSRRRLGRIVTMDDAIFSSGMGQQRLAEVEQARYRVKDILDRMKGEEKIQVSFRGVLPRRQRKAETLYCVVRMIVTHNRVLNAMREIYSEFADTHNLERREYNYFMGALMAYIVHCNTARNECIYKMMYGSIYPPSDREPSETGLQKKSITRRDGVMEDYWVGVYGKGKTAERIREESTYRGNFFVIDEVSRLLVEMYTRMREWYSRHQTARLQYERYLEKSYRNQQMPGVDTECAILAGHKPLTQLLNYNDSYISACAIAYSRLKKYADREARKNADIIERVRSMVKIVNLKEELTREQEEAEIGEDLETPESVAAATAAAATDDGETTSLSSAEGSDYEATAVSAREHTRSTSPQLLRRSARQQKRMRKDPYTFEVETEGVGEAGALERSSSSSTASSSPLVRRRKYPPVKGESSSSAQLSAGGDYRIDEEPVSMLVDPDELAFESVEPSAAELGEDAARRDQLRKTCRRTDTEFVAEKPVKRIVIDDEDDEEDDDDEKEEYETGTDSQVTDDRRTFASPSSLLPSPPEVGPVKSDDGGDGSGSNGGDDSGDSNNSTSDRLVIVDEPAKGTAPPTSSTPQSLAITAAAANSQLTESTQRQEMVDVVTVRLQQLNATEYTGGLTSFSTDFERRDFLRRRQQVPIQARLFTNVFLAVQQKQSRRV